The Nitrospinota bacterium genome segment ATCAAAAAAAGAACGGAATTAACTATATTGTCTTCTGTAAGAGCTATGCCTTTTCGTTTAACTTCTTTTTTTATAAGGAAAATCCCAACTAATATAGAGACGACATACATTAAGCCATAATACCTCACCGCTATTGGACCAAACTCAAAAAGAATAGGGTGCATAGCTTCCCTTCTTAAAAAAATAAAACATTAATTTACGTCTATATAATATATAATAAAAGGGTATTATAAAAATTCAAGATTTTTGCTTTTAAAAATAAAAACGATCATAATCCTTTATTATTTTCAGATAATTGATTTAAAAATTTATAGGCTTTAGGAGATCTTCCCAAATGGACCTCTATGTAGGTGTTTATCAGCCTGCTTAATTCTCTGTTTAATTCAAGGTTTAATTTTAATCTTGTTACTCTCTCCAAATCCACAGCCATGGCCTTTTTTATAAAATTCAACACGCCAGGTGTTATTTTCAAAACATCTTGACTGTCTTTCGAACATCTATCACAAAGAATACCCCCAAAAAGATAACTGAACTTAAAACTATCTTTATCTTGTACAAGATGGTTACACTTTACACATTGATCAAGCCTTGGCCTATAGCCAATAAGAGACAAGATGCGTATTTCGAAAATTCGAAGAAGGGCATCAATTCTCTCTAACCCAGAGGCCTCAATTGAAGAAATAATACGGGTCATTAAATCAAATATATTTTTATTTCTCTGTCTTTCTTTCAGAACTAAATCAATCAGCTCAACAATATAAAGACCTCTGCTTAATCTCTCAAAGTCTTCCCTTATTTTATGAAAAGAGATGATCGTTTCGCATGAATTTATATTTACTAAGCCTTTGTTCTCTCTGTCAAAATATATCAAATTTACCAAATTTAATGGTTGAATATCCCCGCCGTATCTGCTTTTTATCCTTCTGGCCCCTTTTATAACTCCACTTATCTTTCCATATCTCTCGGTAAAAAATTTAACGATTTTATCTGCCTCTCCCAGATTTCTACTTCTTAAGACCACTCCTCTTGAGCGAAATATTGGCATACGATACCCTTTAGTGATATCCAAATTCTTTTAATGATTTATCATCTTTTCTCCAGTCTTTCCTTACCTTCACCCATAGATTGAGATATACTCTATTTCCAAAAAATCTTTCAATCTCTTCCCTTGCATCCTTGCCAATCTTCTTCAACATCTTTCCACCCTTTCCAATAATTATACCCTTTTGGGATTCCTTTTCTACAAATATAACAGACTCGATTACCATCATTTCACCCTTCATCTCTAAACTTTCAACGATGATGGCAACGGCATATGGAATCTCTTGTTTTGTAGAACTGATTACCTTTTCTCTGATCAATTCTGCTACAATGAAAGACTCTGGCCTGTCAGTCAACATATCATCGGGAAAATACTGAGGCCCAGGGGCTAAATTTTCATCAATTTTTTTTAGCAATCTCTCTAAATTTTCTCCTGTTAGAGCAGAAACAGGTATAATATCTCTAAAAAAAGAAAAGATCTCTTTGTAAAGACTGATTATTGATGAAATGTCCTTTTTCCCTAATAAATCTATTTTATTTAATACTAGAAAAACGGGGGTATCAATCTTTTCCAATCTCTTAAGAACATCTCTGTCAATATCCCCTGCTTCAGCTTTATCATCGATAACGAATAATATGATGTCGACCTCTTGATAAGAGGCTAAAGCAATCTTTGTCATAGATCGATTCAATTTTGATCGAGCCATATGGATGCCAGGAGTATCCAAAAAAATCATTTGGGAATTTGTTAAATTTCTAATCCCGATAATCTTATTTCTGGTAGTCTGAGGTTTTTCTGAAATGATTGAGAGTTTTCTACCCACTAATTTATTCAATAATTCTGACTTTCCAACATTTGGTCTACCAATTATGGATATAAACCCAGATTTATAAACCTTCTCTTCCAAACAATTTCCTCCAATATAAAAACTCTCGATTTGATTTTGGTTTGGTTTCCTTAACCATAACAAATATCAATTATTTAAACAAGTCGATTAAATCTACACAATCTACTAAAACTATCAAATAGCAGAAATTCTGTCACAAAACAGTCACAACATTAACAAAAGGTTTCCGGGATAAAAAGGAGTTTCTGAAATGAAAAGACTTTCCAATTATTTAGTCTTCCTTGAACCAAGAAGAGATTACACTTTTACAATCTAAAAGAAACCCAAAAACATGTAAAAGTAGAACCGCAGCTAAAATTTTTATTGATACTGTTTGCATTTCGAATATCATAATTAAGACCAAAGCAAAGGCAAGAGAAATGAAGAACGAGAAAACATGAAAAAAGATCATTTCATCTTTTCCAATTTCAGGTTCTTTAGATAAATTAAAAATCTTCTTTTCACATTTATTCTTTTGCTCACGATATGTATGTAAATCTTTCCTATAATTTCTAATAAATAATAAACCACCAAAATAAATAACAAAACATATAACCAAAATTAGTATTCTCCACCAATTTTCAAGTTTATCAGAAAATAAAGCTATTAAAAAACCGACAAGTGACGTCATACAAAAAAAGAATACTCTCCATTGTTGTGATTTAGCAAATTGAATATCTTGAACTTTTATTGGATAAAGTATTTTTGCCTCATCTTCTGTTAAATTGTCATAATCTATTTTTTCTTTTTGTGGCTTTTCATTCATTTTAAAAACCTTTTTAGGATAAGAAAATAATATCAATCTTTATCAAACAATTTATGCAAAAATATAAGCTATTGTCAATAAAAGGAATAAAAAAATTTGAAGTGGTTAGAAAACTATCACAATTTTATCACAATAAAATAAAGCCCTTGATTTAAACCTAATTCAATCAAGGGCATACAAAAAAACTCTTGGTCCTTTATGGACCAAGAGTTTTATAATGTTTTCTACTTCTTTCGAATAGATAAAAGTTTAAAAAAATTCTGTCTTTGTTAAACTGAAATCAAAAATCTTCTTATTCTTCCGAGAAACCTCTCATTTCAGAATATTTCAATACCTTACTATCCCATAAAGACCATGGGCCTCTTGTCTTAGCGAATTTTACTGCATCTTCTTTTTCTTTATAAGGGTTATCACGTGAAATCGTTAGATTCTGACCAGGAAAAACCAAATCAGGATCTTTTATCTGATTTTTATTGGCCTTATATATCAATGGCCATTGCAAAGGATTATTATAAACATCTTTATATTCAGAGATTACCCAAAGGCTTTCACCTTTTACTACATTATGGCTTGTAGGCATAGGGGATATCATAGCTCCTTCTGTTACTGGTTTTGCAGGCATAGGAGCAGGAGGGGCTTTTTTAGCCTTTTCAGCCT includes the following:
- the recO gene encoding DNA repair protein RecO, which translates into the protein MPIFRSRGVVLRSRNLGEADKIVKFFTERYGKISGVIKGARRIKSRYGGDIQPLNLVNLIYFDRENKGLVNINSCETIISFHKIREDFERLSRGLYIVELIDLVLKERQRNKNIFDLMTRIISSIEASGLERIDALLRIFEIRILSLIGYRPRLDQCVKCNHLVQDKDSFKFSYLFGGILCDRCSKDSQDVLKITPGVLNFIKKAMAVDLERVTRLKLNLELNRELSRLINTYIEVHLGRSPKAYKFLNQLSENNKGL
- the era gene encoding GTPase Era; protein product: MEEKVYKSGFISIIGRPNVGKSELLNKLVGRKLSIISEKPQTTRNKIIGIRNLTNSQMIFLDTPGIHMARSKLNRSMTKIALASYQEVDIILFVIDDKAEAGDIDRDVLKRLEKIDTPVFLVLNKIDLLGKKDISSIISLYKEIFSFFRDIIPVSALTGENLERLLKKIDENLAPGPQYFPDDMLTDRPESFIVAELIREKVISSTKQEIPYAVAIIVESLEMKGEMMVIESVIFVEKESQKGIIIGKGGKMLKKIGKDAREEIERFFGNRVYLNLWVKVRKDWRKDDKSLKEFGYH
- a CDS encoding peptidoglycan-binding protein; amino-acid sequence: MKKYLSNSVLVMVSIVAILTVFILYGCPKKPGDLVFGTEEERAIEKAEKAKKAPPAPMPAKPVTEGAMISPMPTSHNVVKGESLWVISEYKDVYNNPLQWPLIYKANKNQIKDPDLVFPGQNLTISRDNPYKEKEDAVKFAKTRGPWSLWDSKVLKYSEMRGFSEE